In the Diachasmimorpha longicaudata isolate KC_UGA_2023 chromosome 1, iyDiaLong2, whole genome shotgun sequence genome, one interval contains:
- the LOC135164436 gene encoding 3'-5' exonuclease yields MSPPTGVKEETCNKVIGGRVTRRSIQHLPEHLKKEILKEEVVDKDPIIEDLPEIVFKGKLYYVTDFEGCAMICDQIIQRIEQHPGVIIPIGFDLEWPFSFQTGSGKTALAQLCVSENTCHLLHIHSLDKLPAGLTILLKHPRVKLVGVNIKNDIWKLGRDFKEFPAKQVVDNNCIDCGPLANQVYNRSCRWSLERLTAYILKKKISKDDKVRKSKWHILPLSEEQKTYAATDAYVSLLLYLTIQKKAKELALEKEHNVTKSSNLQEN; encoded by the exons ATGAGTCCACCGACTGGAGTAAAGGAAGAG ACTTGCAACAAAGTTATCGGGGGTAGGGTGACGAGAAGATCGATTCAACATCTCCCAGAGCATCTAAAAAAG GAAATTTTGAAGGAGGAAGTGGTGGATAAAGATCCCATAATAGAAGACTTGCCAGAGATTGTGTTCAAAGGAAAATTATACTATGTCACCGATTTCGAGGGTTGTGCAATGATCTGCGATCAAATTAT acaAAGGATTGAGCAACATCCTGGAGTAATCATACCGATTGGATTCGATCTGGAGTGGCCCTTCAGCTTTCAAACGGGCTCTGGAAAAACTGCACTCGCACAATTGTGTGTTTCGGAGAATACCTGCCATTTACTGCACATCCATTCGCTTGATAAATTGCCAGCGGGACTGACTATTTTACTGAAACATCCGAGGGTTAAATTGGTCGGAGTCAACATTAAAAA TGACATCTGGAAACTGGGTCGAGACTTCAAGGAATTCCCCGCGAAACAAGTAGTAGACAACAACTGCATAGATTGTGGTCCTCTAGCTAACCAAGTCTACAACAGATCCTGTCGTTGGAGCTTGGAGCGTCTCACCGCCTACATATTAAAGAAGAAAATAAGTAAGGATGACAAAGTTAGAAAAAGTAAATGGCACATTCTTCCACTCAGTGAGGAGCAGAAAACTTATGCAGCCACCGACGCTTAT GTTTCACTACTTCTGTATTTGACGATCCAGAAGAAGGCGAAAGAATTAGCCCTGGAGAAGGAACATAACGTTACAAAATCCTCAAATCTCCAGGAAAATTGA
- the LOC135164498 gene encoding octanoyl-[acyl-carrier-protein]:protein N-octanoyltransferase LIPT2, mitochondrial, with translation MAKKLVKVLWAGRMCYQSGVHLQNQLSKHHHDPDLPLDYPRHSLILIEHNPVYTVGIRNKGYTDEEILKLKATGAEFYKTNRGGLITFHGPGQLVVYPIINLRDFVPSMRWYVCQIERMIIRLCAEFGIKGETSPDTGVWVRDKKICAIGIHGSRYVTTHGLGFNCNTDLKWFDNIVPCGIEGKGVTSVSRELCAHVGIDDVIPVMKNAFKEEFQCEIMDLDRGDVSVYLRSAVQHVKRSDVDGFV, from the coding sequence atggCGAAGAAATTAGTGAAAGTTTTGTGGGCAGGGCGAATGTGTTATCAATCAGGAGTTCATCTGCAGAATCAACTATCAAAGCATCATCATGACCCTGACCTTCCCCTCGATTACCCGAGGCACTCATTGATCCTGATAGAACACAATCCGGTCTATACCGTGGGCATTCGCAACAAGGGATATACTGACGAGGagatattgaaattaaaagCAACGGGAGCTGAATTTTATAAGACAAATCGTGGGGGATTGATTACATTTCACGGGCCAGGTCAACTAGTCGTCTATCCGATTATTAATCTGAGGGACTTCGTGCCCAGTATGAGATGGTACGTCTGCCAGATCGAGAGAATGATCATAAGACTTTGCGCTGAATTTGGAATTAAAGGGGAGACATCACCGGATACTGGGGTTTGGGTTCGTGATAAGAAAATCTGTGCTATTGGTATTCATGGGAGTCGATATGTCACAACCCATGGACTGGGGTTTAATTGCAATACTGATTTGAAGTGGTTCGACAATATTGTGCCTTGTGGTATCGAGGGGAAAGGGGTCACGAGTGTATCTAGGGAACTCTGTGCTCACGTTGGGATTGATGACGTTATTCCGGTTATGAAAAATGCGTTTAAAGAGGAGTTTCAGTGTGAAATTATGGATCTTGATCGGGGGGATGTATCGGTATATCTGAGAAGTGCTGTACAGCACGTAAAAAGGTCTGATGTTGATGGTTTTGTGTAA